From the Streptomyces sp. KMM 9044 genome, one window contains:
- a CDS encoding recombinase family protein yields the protein MRAAIYVRLSRETDETTSPERQRAACEALCEARGWEVVAAEEDIDVSGFSRGLDRPGLQRILTRLAELDVIVFFKIDRLARSTVDFAEIMRLAEHQSVALASATEPLDLTSSMGRAMAKVIAVFAELESDTIGMRVSSAHEHLRREGRYTGGRVPYGYMVVPNPNGAGKVLAVNEDEAKTIKRIVERVLAKDSLMQIINDLNKEGVPSPGHTSRQTTGKRSDSKQWYTTTLRSMLGNPQLLGQVIEDGKPILRTDGLPLVNRPPILDTDTWQALQDELERRANPGEKRREGTSLLRGIMHCGVCGERMYTFSGRNGQLRYRCIGPLKYRQRAAKGEEKPGVKCYGPTVAGVTTEEHVTEQFLAKYGHLFVMRMVQEAGEDFRPQIRQAEEALADLQKDRYDRGLFRGDDGAIRYAEQYAKLEERLATLKERQRTAKPGGVKAEPTGETHAEQWKRSDVAGKRDLLLNAGGYVKVAPARRGGKKLDTSRLSVYFGEEGHMRRAAEAKESERETEAADSQG from the coding sequence ATGCGCGCCGCTATCTATGTTCGCCTATCACGCGAAACCGACGAGACGACTTCGCCGGAACGCCAGCGCGCGGCCTGTGAAGCGCTGTGCGAGGCACGCGGCTGGGAGGTCGTGGCCGCCGAGGAGGACATCGATGTCTCGGGCTTCTCACGCGGGCTCGACCGGCCGGGGCTGCAACGCATCCTGACCAGGCTCGCCGAGCTGGATGTGATCGTGTTCTTCAAGATCGACCGCCTTGCGCGCTCGACGGTCGACTTCGCGGAGATCATGCGACTCGCCGAGCACCAGAGCGTTGCGCTCGCGTCGGCGACGGAGCCGCTCGACCTCACGTCGTCCATGGGCCGGGCCATGGCGAAGGTGATCGCGGTCTTCGCCGAGCTGGAGTCCGACACCATCGGCATGCGGGTGTCCAGCGCGCACGAGCACCTGCGCCGCGAGGGCCGCTACACCGGCGGTCGGGTCCCGTACGGGTACATGGTCGTCCCCAACCCCAACGGGGCGGGCAAGGTCCTCGCGGTCAACGAGGACGAGGCCAAGACGATCAAGCGGATCGTGGAACGGGTCCTGGCCAAGGACTCGCTCATGCAGATCATCAACGACCTCAACAAGGAGGGCGTCCCGTCACCCGGCCACACCTCACGCCAGACCACGGGCAAGCGCAGCGACTCCAAGCAGTGGTACACGACGACGCTGCGTAGCATGCTGGGCAACCCCCAGTTGCTCGGCCAGGTCATCGAGGACGGAAAGCCGATCCTGCGGACGGACGGTCTGCCGCTGGTCAACCGCCCGCCGATCCTCGACACGGACACATGGCAGGCGCTCCAGGACGAGTTGGAGCGCCGGGCCAACCCCGGTGAGAAGCGCCGGGAGGGGACGTCGCTGCTGCGCGGCATCATGCACTGCGGTGTCTGCGGCGAGCGCATGTACACCTTCAGCGGGCGCAACGGTCAGCTTCGGTACCGGTGCATCGGCCCTCTGAAGTACCGCCAGCGGGCGGCCAAGGGGGAGGAGAAGCCGGGCGTGAAGTGCTACGGGCCGACCGTGGCGGGGGTGACCACCGAGGAACACGTCACCGAGCAGTTCCTCGCGAAGTACGGGCACCTTTTCGTGATGCGGATGGTCCAGGAGGCGGGCGAGGACTTCCGCCCGCAGATCAGGCAGGCCGAGGAAGCGTTGGCCGACCTGCAAAAGGATCGCTATGACCGGGGCCTGTTCAGAGGCGACGACGGAGCGATCCGGTACGCGGAGCAGTACGCCAAGCTGGAAGAGCGACTGGCGACCTTGAAGGAGAGACAGCGAACGGCGAAGCCGGGCGGCGTGAAGGCGGAGCCGACCGGAGAGACGCACGCCGAGCAGTGGAAGCGCTCGGACGTGGCCGGTAAGCGAGATCTGCTGTTGAACGCGGGCGGCTACGTGAAGGTGGCACCCGCGCGGCGTGGCGGGAAGAAGCTGGACACGTCGCGTCTGTCGGTGTACTTCGGCGAGGAGGGGCACATGCGGCGGGCGGCAGAGGCGAAGGAGAGCGAACGGGAGACCGAGGCGGCTGACAGCCAGGGCTGA
- a CDS encoding RICIN domain-containing protein — MAALAGTLMALASPAIADTQPSNNREMKPVALRDVRAASADGKSLAAAQYGIANKKSGKFLQPLGGSSANGTKVVQQPFNSSSLTQVWERHEFGDFLTFENYNGLNLGIDRASTANGAAAIIANPAGDQNQDWKQVARDEYTFELRNRKSGKCLGIDRASTANGAQAAQFTCDSGDANQGWGYFQ; from the coding sequence GTGGCCGCTCTGGCCGGAACGCTGATGGCGCTGGCCAGTCCCGCCATCGCGGACACCCAGCCGTCGAACAACCGTGAAATGAAGCCCGTGGCGCTTCGGGACGTCAGGGCTGCATCCGCAGATGGCAAGTCCCTGGCTGCCGCGCAATACGGAATCGCGAACAAGAAGTCCGGGAAGTTCCTCCAGCCCTTAGGCGGCAGCTCCGCCAACGGCACCAAGGTCGTTCAGCAGCCCTTCAACTCCAGCTCCTTGACGCAGGTGTGGGAGCGGCACGAGTTCGGCGACTTCCTCACCTTCGAGAACTACAACGGCCTCAACCTGGGCATCGACCGCGCCAGCACCGCCAACGGCGCGGCCGCCATCATCGCAAACCCGGCCGGCGACCAAAACCAGGACTGGAAGCAAGTCGCCCGCGACGAGTACACCTTCGAACTGCGCAACCGCAAGAGCGGCAAGTGCCTGGGCATCGACCGCGCCAGCACCGCCAACGGCGCGCAGGCCGCCCAGTTCACCTGCGACAGCGGCGATGCCAACCAGGGCTGGGGATACTTCCAGTAG
- a CDS encoding helicase C-terminal domain-containing protein produces the protein MSTEEKPVAAPRSLAEALRARDDAGLAALLRSRPDLVTPVPTDLTQLATRAGMRASVVRALERLDRFTMQTAQALAVAADPAPYGELLGLLAGDEGDPAVSAALPGAVRTLREQALVWGDDDRLRLVRTARELLSPSPQHPSPTGLGPTVREATAGMSPGRIQEIVTTVGLPSTHDSVSAVAALTGLFTDRVRMAALLAEMPPESVEVLERLVWGPPYGQVTADPATRLRRLLDRGLLLPTAPGTVVLPREVALHLRGGRAHRMTEPVPPPVGAAATHPPQVVDATAAGQAYTALATVEELLKDWDGGGPAVLRSGGLSLRDLKRTAVALDVPETVAAFWVELAYVTGLVASDGEADERYAATPAYDPWLERPAAERWTTLATAWLAATRTPGLVGGRDAKDHTLAALGPGLDRSAAPEVRRRVLALLAGLPEGAAPDSGSVSERLRWERPPRPAGGAAGSGSVGGGSGEDEDLRSRLARWTLAEAEMLGITGRGALSAHGRALLGLPAPKARAGRTAPAPESGSGPQSQSGSASESESTGPGDRLPVHHHHRSSVPHPDSPASPSLSPALTSAEQAATSSSAARLLAPLLPEPLDHVLLQADLTAVAPGPLQRPLADMLGVLADVESKGGATVYRFTPGSVRRALDAGRAAADLHAFLAAHSRTPVPQPLTYLIDDVARRHGHLRVGAASAYVRCDDDAMLNEILADKRAAGLGLRRLAPTVLAAQADPAGLLEGLRRMGFAPAAESAEGDVLITRADALRTPPRTAPEPVPEGPPVPDDTLLTAAVRAVRAGDLAATAPRRATAGETDGPGAGSGALPRTGAAETLATLQAAVLTGEALWIGYVNAEGTASRRVIAPVRVEGGFVTAYDHTADEVWTYPLHRITGVAELADDES, from the coding sequence ATGAGCACCGAGGAGAAGCCCGTGGCGGCCCCCCGATCCCTCGCGGAGGCGCTCCGGGCACGGGACGACGCCGGGCTTGCCGCGCTCCTGCGCAGCCGGCCGGATCTCGTCACGCCCGTGCCCACCGACCTCACCCAGCTGGCCACCCGGGCCGGTATGCGCGCCTCGGTCGTCCGCGCCCTGGAGCGGCTGGACCGGTTCACGATGCAGACCGCGCAGGCGCTGGCCGTGGCGGCGGATCCGGCGCCGTACGGCGAACTGCTCGGGCTGCTCGCGGGCGACGAGGGCGACCCGGCGGTGTCCGCCGCGCTGCCGGGCGCCGTGCGGACGCTGCGCGAGCAGGCGCTGGTGTGGGGCGACGACGACCGGCTGCGGCTGGTCCGTACGGCCCGGGAGCTGCTCTCCCCGTCCCCGCAGCACCCTTCGCCGACGGGCCTCGGCCCGACCGTGCGGGAGGCGACGGCCGGGATGTCCCCGGGGCGGATCCAGGAGATCGTCACGACGGTCGGGCTGCCCTCCACGCACGACTCGGTCTCCGCCGTGGCGGCGCTGACCGGGCTGTTCACGGACCGGGTGCGGATGGCGGCGCTGCTGGCCGAGATGCCGCCGGAGTCGGTGGAGGTGCTGGAGCGGCTGGTCTGGGGGCCGCCCTACGGTCAGGTCACCGCCGATCCGGCGACCCGGCTGCGCCGGCTGCTGGACCGCGGCCTGCTGCTGCCGACCGCTCCCGGGACGGTCGTCCTGCCGCGGGAGGTGGCGCTGCATCTGCGCGGCGGGCGGGCGCACCGGATGACGGAGCCGGTGCCGCCGCCGGTCGGGGCCGCGGCCACGCACCCTCCACAGGTGGTGGACGCGACGGCGGCCGGGCAGGCGTACACGGCACTGGCGACCGTCGAGGAGCTGCTGAAGGACTGGGACGGGGGTGGCCCGGCGGTACTGCGGTCCGGCGGGCTGAGCCTGCGGGACCTGAAGCGGACCGCCGTCGCCCTGGACGTGCCCGAGACGGTCGCCGCGTTCTGGGTCGAACTGGCGTATGTGACCGGGCTGGTGGCCTCCGACGGTGAGGCCGACGAGCGGTACGCGGCGACCCCGGCGTACGACCCCTGGCTCGAGCGGCCCGCCGCCGAGCGCTGGACGACGCTCGCCACGGCGTGGCTGGCGGCGACCCGGACGCCGGGACTGGTGGGCGGACGGGACGCGAAGGACCACACCCTTGCGGCACTGGGTCCGGGGCTCGACCGGTCGGCGGCGCCCGAGGTGCGGCGCCGGGTGCTGGCGCTGCTGGCGGGGCTGCCGGAGGGGGCGGCGCCGGACTCCGGGTCGGTGTCGGAGCGACTGCGGTGGGAGCGTCCGCCACGCCCGGCGGGCGGCGCGGCCGGTTCCGGTTCCGTCGGAGGGGGTTCGGGCGAGGACGAGGATCTGCGCTCGCGGCTCGCCCGGTGGACGCTGGCCGAGGCCGAGATGCTGGGCATCACCGGCCGCGGCGCACTGTCCGCGCACGGACGGGCCCTCCTCGGGTTGCCCGCGCCGAAGGCACGGGCGGGGCGGACGGCCCCCGCGCCGGAGTCGGGCTCGGGGCCGCAGTCGCAGTCGGGATCCGCGTCGGAGTCGGAATCGACGGGTCCGGGCGATCGTCTCCCCGTCCACCACCACCACCGGTCGTCCGTCCCGCACCCGGACTCCCCCGCCTCGCCCTCGCTCTCCCCCGCCCTCACCTCCGCCGAGCAGGCCGCCACATCCTCCTCCGCCGCCCGGCTGCTCGCCCCACTGCTGCCCGAACCGCTGGACCACGTCCTGCTCCAGGCCGACCTGACGGCGGTCGCGCCCGGCCCGCTCCAGCGGCCGCTCGCGGACATGCTGGGGGTGCTGGCGGACGTGGAGTCGAAGGGCGGGGCGACCGTCTACCGGTTCACGCCGGGCTCGGTACGCCGCGCCCTGGACGCCGGCCGGGCCGCCGCCGACCTGCACGCCTTCCTCGCCGCGCACTCCCGTACGCCGGTGCCTCAGCCGCTGACGTACCTGATCGACGACGTGGCACGCCGACACGGGCATCTGCGGGTGGGCGCCGCCTCCGCCTACGTGCGCTGCGACGACGACGCGATGCTGAACGAGATCCTCGCCGACAAGCGGGCCGCCGGACTGGGCCTGCGCCGGCTCGCGCCGACCGTGCTGGCCGCGCAGGCCGATCCGGCCGGCCTGCTGGAGGGACTGCGCCGGATGGGGTTCGCGCCGGCCGCCGAGTCCGCCGAGGGCGATGTCCTGATCACCCGCGCCGACGCCCTCCGCACCCCTCCGCGCACGGCACCCGAGCCGGTCCCGGAGGGGCCGCCGGTGCCCGACGACACCCTCCTCACGGCGGCGGTCCGCGCCGTCCGCGCCGGCGACCTCGCCGCCACGGCCCCGCGCAGGGCCACGGCCGGGGAGACGGACGGTCCCGGGGCGGGGAGCGGTGCGCTGCCGCGCACCGGGGCCGCCGAGACCCTCGCCACCCTGCAGGCCGCCGTCCTCACCGGCGAGGCACTGTGGATCGGCTACGTCAACGCCGAGGGCACCGCCAGCCGGCGCGTCATCGCACCGGTCCGCGTCGAGGGCGGCTTCGTCACCGCGTACGACCACACGGCCGACGAGGTGTGGACGTACCCGCTGCACCGGATCACCGGGGTCGCGGAACTGGCGGACGACGAGAGCTGA
- a CDS encoding cold-shock protein: MPTGKVKWFNSEKGFGFLSRDDGGDVFVHSSVLPAGLETLKPGQRVEFGVVAGQRGDQALSLTVIDPTPSVAAAQRKKPDELASIVQDLTTLLENITPMLERGRYPERTSGKQIAGLLRAVADQLDV, from the coding sequence GTGCCCACCGGCAAAGTCAAATGGTTCAACAGTGAGAAGGGCTTCGGCTTTCTCTCCCGTGACGACGGCGGGGACGTCTTCGTCCATTCCTCGGTGCTCCCCGCCGGCCTCGAGACGCTCAAGCCGGGCCAGCGCGTCGAGTTCGGCGTGGTCGCCGGGCAGCGCGGTGACCAGGCCCTGTCCCTGACCGTCATCGACCCGACCCCGTCGGTCGCGGCGGCCCAGCGCAAGAAGCCCGACGAGCTGGCCTCCATCGTCCAGGACCTGACGACCCTGCTGGAGAACATCACGCCGATGCTGGAGAGGGGCCGCTATCCGGAGCGCACCTCCGGGAAGCAGATCGCCGGCCTTCTGCGCGCCGTCGCGGACCAGTTGGACGTCTAG
- a CDS encoding HAD family hydrolase: MASTTALPPTVGFDLDMTLIDSRPGIRACYQALSERTGTHIDADLAVTRLGPPLADELINWFPADRVDEVADLYRAMYPTYAIAATPALPGAREAMAAVREAGGRAVVVTAKYEPNAKLHLAHLGIEPDAVVGNLWAEQKAPALREHGAGVYVGDHVGDVRGARTAGALSVAVATGPCDPAELREAGADVVLTDLTEFPRWFSAHAAGTRA; the protein is encoded by the coding sequence ATGGCCTCCACGACCGCGCTCCCGCCCACCGTCGGCTTCGACCTCGACATGACGCTCATCGACTCCCGACCCGGTATCCGCGCCTGTTACCAGGCACTCTCCGAGCGGACCGGGACCCACATCGACGCCGATCTCGCCGTCACCCGGCTGGGACCGCCCCTCGCGGACGAGCTGATCAACTGGTTCCCGGCCGACCGGGTCGACGAGGTGGCCGACCTGTACCGGGCGATGTACCCGACGTACGCCATCGCCGCCACGCCCGCGCTGCCCGGCGCCCGCGAGGCCATGGCCGCCGTGCGCGAGGCGGGCGGGCGCGCCGTCGTCGTCACCGCGAAGTACGAGCCGAACGCCAAACTGCACCTGGCCCACCTCGGCATCGAGCCGGACGCCGTGGTCGGCAACCTGTGGGCCGAGCAGAAGGCGCCGGCGCTGCGCGAGCACGGCGCGGGCGTGTACGTCGGCGACCACGTGGGTGACGTACGCGGCGCGCGGACCGCCGGCGCACTGTCCGTCGCCGTCGCCACCGGCCCCTGCGACCCCGCGGAACTGCGGGAGGCCGGCGCGGACGTCGTCCTCACCGACCTGACCGAGTTCCCCCGCTGGTTCTCGGCCCACGCGGCCGGAACCCGGGCCTGA
- a CDS encoding ISAzo13 family transposase, with translation MRRFDGLTGSLRAKLEAVTPYLNERQRRILYGAEARQLGHGGITAVARAAGVSKGCVSRGLAELDADAEPDGRVRRPGAGRPALADKDPGLVPALLELVEDNTQGAPMRPLPWTTMSLRRLADELAAQGRKVGRDTVAALLKAAGFSLRGNARVLAGSHHPDRDAQFEHLNATVADFLKAGDPVISMDTKKKEQIGLFARPGREWAPPGAPVKVLDHDFPSHATGTAIPYGIYDLARNTGFVVVGTDHDTAAFAVASLRRWWTEEGRAAYPHAKRLLITADGGGSNSSRAKAWKANLAVLATETGLQISVCHLPPGTSKWNRVEHRLFSFISLNWRAHPLTSYETVLNLISATTTRTGLTVTARLDTGNYPTGIEISEQHAAALTIRPDDFHGEWNYTIPPQPGIPDVPLHPPGPRSHPRTAHTFGAALATHPLLTGLERHDLDDLTAGVRDRLDTLPSKERPRHRKMTTENIIWAAVLDQRGLSCSLISYLFRIGENQMRCLIKQVRPHLEDLGHHSEPIPARLVDPSDLANYVMHATAADRERETPH, from the coding sequence ATGAGGCGCTTTGATGGATTGACGGGGTCGTTACGGGCGAAGCTTGAGGCGGTGACGCCGTATCTGAACGAGCGGCAGCGCCGGATCCTCTACGGCGCGGAGGCGCGGCAGCTGGGGCATGGTGGGATCACTGCGGTGGCGCGAGCCGCGGGGGTCTCGAAGGGCTGTGTCAGCCGGGGCCTGGCCGAACTCGACGCCGACGCGGAGCCGGACGGGCGGGTACGACGGCCGGGAGCGGGCCGCCCGGCCCTGGCGGACAAGGACCCGGGCCTGGTGCCGGCCCTGCTGGAGCTGGTCGAGGACAACACGCAGGGCGCCCCGATGAGGCCGCTGCCGTGGACGACGATGTCGTTGCGCCGCCTGGCGGACGAGCTCGCCGCCCAGGGCAGGAAGGTGGGCCGCGACACCGTCGCGGCCCTGCTGAAGGCGGCCGGGTTCAGCCTGCGCGGCAACGCGCGGGTCCTGGCCGGCAGCCACCACCCGGATCGGGACGCGCAGTTCGAACACCTCAACGCCACGGTGGCCGACTTCCTGAAGGCCGGTGACCCGGTGATCAGCATGGACACCAAGAAGAAGGAGCAGATCGGGCTGTTCGCCCGGCCCGGTCGGGAGTGGGCCCCGCCCGGCGCTCCGGTCAAGGTCCTCGACCACGACTTCCCCTCCCACGCCACCGGCACCGCGATCCCGTACGGCATCTACGACCTGGCCCGCAACACCGGCTTCGTCGTGGTGGGCACCGATCACGACACCGCCGCCTTCGCCGTGGCCAGCCTGCGCCGCTGGTGGACCGAGGAGGGCCGGGCAGCATACCCGCACGCGAAACGACTGTTGATCACCGCGGACGGCGGCGGCTCCAACAGCTCCCGCGCCAAGGCGTGGAAGGCCAACCTCGCCGTTCTCGCCACCGAGACCGGCCTTCAGATCAGCGTGTGCCACCTGCCTCCCGGGACTTCGAAGTGGAACCGGGTCGAGCACCGCCTGTTCTCCTTCATCTCCCTCAACTGGCGCGCCCACCCGCTGACCAGCTACGAAACCGTCCTGAACCTCATCTCGGCGACCACCACCCGCACCGGACTGACCGTGACCGCCCGCCTGGACACCGGCAACTATCCCACCGGAATCGAGATCAGCGAACAGCACGCAGCCGCCCTCACGATCCGCCCCGACGACTTCCACGGGGAGTGGAACTACACGATCCCGCCCCAGCCCGGCATCCCCGACGTCCCCCTCCACCCGCCCGGCCCCAGATCCCACCCCCGCACCGCGCACACCTTCGGCGCAGCCCTGGCCACCCACCCCCTCTTGACCGGCCTCGAGCGCCACGACCTGGACGATCTCACCGCCGGCGTCCGCGACCGGTTGGACACCCTGCCGTCCAAGGAGCGGCCCCGGCACCGCAAGATGACCACGGAGAACATCATCTGGGCCGCCGTCCTCGACCAACGCGGCCTGTCCTGCTCGCTGATCTCCTACCTCTTCCGCATCGGGGAGAACCAGATGAGATGCCTGATCAAGCAGGTCCGACCGCACCTCGAGGACCTCGGCCACCACTCCGAACCCATCCCCGCCCGGCTGGTCGACCCCAGCGACCTCGCCAACTACGTCATGCACGCGACAGCCGCAGACCGTGAACGAGAAACGCCCCACTAA
- a CDS encoding ASCH domain-containing protein, translating to MTETAAARVRELNLYRRYFDLVAAGQKTIEVRVKYPHLEDLAAGDIIRFRIKGTDETCDVLVKRVTEYKSFEELLDGEGPANVNPASPREQQLANIRDIYPAEKEALGALAIEIELPPR from the coding sequence ATGACTGAGACTGCCGCCGCGCGCGTCCGTGAACTGAACCTCTATCGGCGTTACTTCGACCTGGTCGCCGCTGGTCAGAAGACGATCGAGGTGCGGGTGAAGTACCCCCACCTCGAAGACCTGGCCGCTGGAGACATCATCCGCTTCCGCATCAAGGGCACCGACGAGACGTGTGACGTCCTGGTGAAGCGGGTCACGGAGTACAAGTCGTTCGAGGAACTGCTTGACGGGGAGGGCCCGGCGAACGTCAACCCGGCCTCCCCCCGCGAGCAGCAGCTCGCCAACATCCGCGATATCTACCCGGCGGAGAAGGAAGCGCTCGGCGCGCTCGCCATCGAAATCGAGCTGCCGCCCCGGTAA
- a CDS encoding acyltransferase family protein — MSWLDALRGIAALVVVFDHSSYSFMAEFRRELMLEFNTSRYGIMVFFLVSGYIIPASLERRGSIRTFWIGRIFRIYPLWAAVAGAVLTAHLFGIAEIRDFGGESTAAVVVAHVTLFQELLGTPNLLLILWTLSYEMAFYLLVVALFSVRLHQQSATFAVALAALAAISVAAGAALPVSALSGAVGVVPLVAIAAITMAAAIGCASAQPPVLRVLGAVLGGMLALVLVTCNGTVPMWEGLVILSVMFLGTAVYRAERRQSHWRRTVGAAAVVVACAVGSAYRYGGGSNFTRHGWIVAFLLAVATFGIGLALRRRRIPRWLIGLGTISYSVYMVHPVLLAVSDGTIGRWERDNLVLEVAFYVVLLPVSVLTYRYIETPGQAWGRRLARRIQAQRADSGHRGAGLPTGHTPPRADEGLGPRCGELDRDHSRQDHEGKSPRDTEDA, encoded by the coding sequence TTGAGCTGGCTGGACGCGTTACGCGGTATCGCGGCGCTCGTCGTGGTCTTCGACCACTCCTCGTACTCCTTCATGGCCGAATTCCGGCGGGAGCTGATGCTGGAGTTCAACACCAGCCGGTACGGCATCATGGTGTTCTTCCTCGTGAGCGGCTACATCATCCCCGCCTCCCTCGAACGACGAGGAAGCATCCGAACTTTCTGGATCGGGCGGATCTTCCGCATCTACCCGCTGTGGGCAGCCGTCGCTGGGGCCGTTCTCACGGCCCATCTGTTCGGCATCGCCGAGATTCGGGACTTCGGCGGGGAGAGCACTGCTGCAGTCGTCGTCGCCCATGTCACCCTGTTCCAGGAACTGCTGGGCACTCCCAACCTTCTCCTTATCCTATGGACGCTCTCGTATGAGATGGCTTTCTACCTGCTGGTCGTTGCCCTCTTCTCGGTCCGTCTTCACCAGCAGTCAGCCACGTTCGCCGTCGCGTTGGCGGCACTCGCCGCCATCAGTGTGGCGGCAGGGGCGGCACTACCTGTTTCTGCTCTGTCCGGGGCGGTAGGCGTCGTCCCGCTGGTAGCTATTGCTGCGATCACCATGGCGGCCGCTATCGGCTGCGCAAGCGCACAACCTCCCGTACTCCGTGTGCTCGGAGCGGTATTGGGAGGCATGCTGGCACTCGTACTAGTCACGTGCAATGGTACGGTCCCCATGTGGGAGGGGCTGGTGATCCTTTCCGTGATGTTCCTCGGCACAGCCGTCTACCGGGCCGAACGCCGTCAGAGCCACTGGCGACGCACAGTCGGCGCCGCCGCCGTGGTGGTGGCCTGCGCTGTGGGGAGCGCATATCGATACGGTGGAGGATCCAACTTCACCCGGCACGGTTGGATCGTGGCGTTCCTGCTGGCAGTGGCCACGTTCGGTATCGGACTGGCATTACGGCGCCGACGGATACCGCGGTGGCTGATCGGCCTGGGAACGATCAGCTACTCGGTCTACATGGTGCACCCCGTGTTGCTGGCGGTGTCCGATGGCACGATCGGGCGCTGGGAGCGGGACAATCTCGTGCTGGAAGTTGCGTTCTATGTCGTCCTGTTGCCGGTGAGCGTGTTGACCTACCGGTACATCGAAACACCAGGCCAGGCGTGGGGCCGGAGGCTGGCACGCCGCATCCAGGCCCAACGGGCGGACTCTGGTCACCGGGGTGCTGGATTACCCACGGGCCACACGCCACCCCGAGCAGATGAAGGGCTGGGGCCTAGGTGCGGCGAACTCGATCGTGATCACAGCCGCCAAGACCACGAAGGGAAGTCACCGCGCGACACTGAGGACGCCTAG
- a CDS encoding IS4 family transposase has protein sequence MAGGRFAPGHLGELTQLLPFEMVDEALRATGRVQARLRDLPSRVVVYLTLAACLFPEAGYPGVWRKLTGALAGLPLAAPSASALAQARRRVGAKPLRWLFDLLRGPAAGIGTAGVWWRGLPVVALDGTILTVPDTPAVLTRFSKQAGNHGGTGYPQVRLLALVACGTRTLIDAVFGPTTAGETTYAPRLLPSLRPGMILLADRNFAAQKLVADIAATGAGVLVRLKNGRRMPVLTRYRDGSYLSMLGPTCVRVVDCEITITTAAGKHTGLYRLATTLLDHHRHPAAELATLYHQHWEIETAYLELKSTILGSRVLRARTPEGIDQEIYALLVVYQLLRTAMADATSTRPGTDPDRAGFSIAWQAARDQVILAAGVIADTVIDLAGTIGRHVLAGLLPARRLRVSPRIVKRAISKYQARGPRIDRTNYKATTGIEILAPAGP, from the coding sequence GTGGCTGGAGGCCGGTTTGCGCCCGGTCATCTCGGTGAGCTCACCCAACTCCTACCTTTCGAGATGGTCGACGAGGCCCTGCGCGCGACAGGGAGAGTCCAGGCCCGGCTGCGGGATCTGCCCTCCCGGGTCGTGGTCTATCTGACCCTGGCCGCGTGCCTGTTCCCGGAGGCGGGATACCCCGGCGTGTGGCGCAAGCTCACAGGCGCGCTGGCCGGCCTGCCCCTCGCCGCGCCCTCGGCGAGCGCGCTGGCCCAGGCCCGCCGACGCGTCGGAGCGAAGCCGCTGCGGTGGCTGTTCGACCTGCTGCGCGGCCCGGCCGCCGGCATCGGCACCGCCGGTGTGTGGTGGCGCGGGCTGCCGGTGGTCGCGCTCGACGGCACCATCCTGACCGTGCCCGACACCCCCGCCGTCCTGACGAGGTTCAGCAAGCAAGCGGGCAACCACGGCGGGACCGGATACCCGCAGGTCCGCCTGCTCGCCCTGGTCGCCTGCGGCACCCGCACCCTCATCGACGCGGTCTTCGGCCCCACCACCGCGGGCGAGACCACCTACGCACCACGCCTGCTGCCCAGCCTGCGTCCCGGGATGATCCTGCTCGCCGACCGCAACTTCGCCGCCCAGAAGCTGGTGGCCGACATCGCCGCCACCGGTGCCGGTGTCCTGGTCCGGCTCAAGAACGGCCGCAGAATGCCCGTCCTGACCCGCTACCGGGACGGCTCCTACCTCTCCATGCTCGGCCCCACATGCGTGCGCGTCGTCGACTGCGAGATCACCATCACCACCGCCGCCGGGAAGCACACCGGCCTCTACCGGCTCGCCACCACCCTGCTCGACCACCACCGCCACCCGGCAGCCGAACTCGCCACCCTGTACCACCAGCACTGGGAGATCGAAACCGCCTACCTGGAACTGAAGTCGACCATCCTCGGCAGCCGCGTCCTGCGGGCCCGCACACCCGAGGGCATCGACCAGGAGATCTACGCCCTGCTCGTGGTCTACCAGCTACTGCGCACCGCAATGGCCGACGCCACCAGCACCCGGCCAGGCACCGATCCAGACCGCGCCGGCTTCTCCATCGCGTGGCAGGCCGCCCGCGACCAGGTCATCCTGGCCGCAGGCGTCATCGCCGACACCGTCATCGACCTCGCAGGCACCATCGGCCGACACGTCCTGGCCGGCCTGCTTCCCGCACGGCGACTGCGAGTCAGCCCCCGCATCGTCAAACGCGCCATCTCGAAGTACCAGGCGCGAGGGCCCCGCATCGACCGGACCAACTACAAGGCCACCACCGGCATCGAAATCCTGGCACCTGCAGGCCCTTGA